The following is a genomic window from Haliaeetus albicilla chromosome 13, bHalAlb1.1, whole genome shotgun sequence.
CCCAGCGCCTgcggagctgcagcagcctgacCCCTTCCTCGGGCTGTGAAATTTGAAGAGATGGTTTGAGAGCCGGACATCTGCACCGAGCCCAAGACCGAGAGAGCCACTCGCTCGAGGACGGAGCCATGTCTGCACTACCAGGGCCAGGAGAGACAAGATCACGTAGCAGCGGGATGGAGAGAAAGGATCTTTGTGCTCCTCACACAAATGTCGCATCggggagcagctgcagctctccctgcctAGGGTCTCTGCGAACAGGAGCACCGTGGCCGGCACCTGTTTTGCCGGAGCTCCCCTGGGCTGACCTTTCCCAGCGATGCCGCTCTCGCAGACCCTCGCTCCCCTGCCTGCTGTCCTGCCGCAGCCCCCTCATCCCCCTGGCcttcctgcccctgccctgaaGCGCTCTAACCGGGGCGAGGGTCCTGGTGGCATGAGGACCCTCACCTGCTTTGCTGGCTGCCCGCTCACGGTGGTGGGGATCCCAGGACCCCTGCGCAGTGGCAGAGCCCAGCAGGGATTTGGGATGCTCCTGGGAGAGGCTGAATCCTGCCCAAGGAGCTGGCACTGCCCGAGATGTTTCAGGTTGCCCGTTTCCCCCCCATTTCAAAGCCCCTGCCGTGGCACGCTCCCTCTGGGCCGAATGGTGCTCAGTAAGAGACCGAGGGGTGCAGGAGTGCTTTTGAACTCCCTGGCCACCGAGCGGGTGCTACCGCAGAGGTGAAACGCTTGGAGCTGCTTGGGGTGCTCGCAGcctctgcctctgcctcccctctgctctgcagccGCCCCGGCTGCTGCGGCCGGCTCCCCTGCCGCGGGCTCACTGGGGCAGCCGGTCCTCGGTGCCGCAGCAGGAACATCCCAGCAGCGCATGTTGCCTCATTAACACAGAgccgcggcggcagcagcagcatggtttcCTTTGGtctctatttcttttctcctttttttttttttttttcctattcttctCTCTCCTAACTCCTCCAGTTCTGCCCAAAGCAAAAATCGAAGTGGAGTCCTACTCGGCCCACCCCGGTGACCTCCTCCAGCTGCGCTGCCGGCTGAGGGATGACGTCCAGAGCATCAACTGGGTGCGCGACGGCGTCCAGCTGGCCGAGAACAACCGGACGCGCATTACCGGGGAGGAGGTAGAGGTCAGGGACGCGGTGCCCGAGGACTCAGGGCTCTATGCCTGCATGACCAACAGCCCCTCGGGAAGCGAGACCACCTACTTCTCCGTGAACGTCTCAGGTTCGTAGCGGCCCCGGGTGCGCAGGGAaggggcagccccggggccggACTGCGGAGCAAGGAGCAGGCTACCTCCGCACGCCTTTGCATGCTTGCCGGCACGTGCACCGGCCACGCGCGGATCTGTCCGGCTGCGCGGTGAGTTTGGGGTGGACCTGCAATTTGGGGGTGCCCGGAGGAGTTATCGGTGCGGTGCGGTGACTTCCTACCTGCTGCAGtgcagggagaagcagctggaggTTGCCTATTTGtctgcatggggctggggggggggctgcgggacTGCCCACGGGAGTGGGCACACGCTGGGCACGAGCCGAGGTCCACGTTGGCGTTGACGGAGCGTGTGGCCGGAGAAGAAGGAACGCTCGAGGTTGGGAGGTGTCCGCCGAGGCTTGGGGTGTCTCTGCACCCGCAGGGTCTCGGCTGCTGCCCCAGAGGGGTTGGTGGCACCAGGCACGGGGCGAGGAGCCGTGCTTGGACACGCAGTGTGGAGCTCTGAAATCACCTACTGCTCCACGATGTCCATGGGCTGTGAGCACTGGGACGGCAGGCACTGTCAGCCCTGGCCATGCTGGTGGGCATGCACGGCGTTCACCTGGGATCCCCTcacctccccaccctgccccggCCGCCCCACTGGGCACAGTCCCGCACCACCAGCCCACGATGCTCCGGTCCCCAACTGGCCCCGCTTGGGAAGGGTCCATGCACGGTTGTTCAGCTGGGCTGTCTCTTCTCTTGCAGACGCGCTCCCCTCCGCGGAGGATGATGACGACGAAGACGATTCCTCTTcggaggagaaggaggcagatAACACCAAGCCGAACCGTACGTGCGAGATGGGTTTGCCCCTGGTGCTGCCCTGGCCTTTGCAGGGGGGGGCGAGGGGAAGCTGGGCACACTTGCAAGCATCTCCCAGGGATGGAGGAAGGGAAGCGAGGGTGGCCAGGGGCTCCCGCTCCAGCCCAGGGCACCCAGTGGTGGTGAGGGCTCGGtgtggggagcagctctgggtGCACCCGGGTGAAGCAGCCTGGTCAGAGCAAGGGGAGGGTGCTGGCATGGCTACATCAGGGtaactgctgctgcagccacgcATGCCAAGCGTGCACCTTGCAAAGAAAGGGCCCCGCAGGGCTGCTGTGACTCCTGGATAACACCCCATCTCTGGGagctcccctccctgccagaGCCAGACTCAGCTGCCCCCACCTCTCCAGCTTCCCAGCTCAGTCCTGCCCTGGGCACCCTGAGCAAAATTCCAGTGCTCCCTGTGGCAGAAGCCCCGGTGGGTTTGGCCGGGTGCCCCGCGCCAGCCAGCCATGCTGAGcccccctgctctgctccccagaGGCCATCGCTCCCTACTGGACCTATCCCGAGAAGATGGAGAAGAAGCTCCACGCCGTCCCTGCCGCCAAAACGGTGAAATTCAAGTGTCCGTCAAGTGGGACGCCCAACCCCACGCTGCGCTGGCTGAAGAACGGCAAGGAGTTCAAACCCGACCACCGCATCGGGGGGTACAAGGTACCGGAGCCGGGGGGCTAGGGCGGTGCAGGGCAGCACCCTGTCGAGGCAGCCCCTGGCCCTGCCTGCGCCGATGCTGCGGGCAGCTGCCGTGGGGCTCAATCCGGCCGAGTGCAGGCTCTGTGCACCTCAAAGGCCCAGAGGGCTCGCTCTGGGGcggcttggggagggggaggaccGGGAAGGGGCTCTGCAGCTTAAGAGGCACCGAGCCCCCTGTCCGCGCAGCCCCCGGCGGGGGCAGATGGGCCCCTCTGACATTCCTGTTGCAAAATAGCCCTACGGCAGTGACCTGCTTCTGGGTCATGTTTGCACCAGCTCAACCtctggggggagggggtggcggACGAAGCCAGCCTGCCTTTGCCGGCTTCGCCTAATCCCCCCGCCGGGGAGAGGGGGTCTTGGCGTCCCCGACAGGCGCGGGGGCTcccagggctggctggcagCCGTGGGATTGCCAGGGTGGAGGAGCCCCTCCAGCGGACGGCAggagctgtgccagcagccTGGGGGTACCAGCTTGGCAGGGAGGGTGCCCTGGCCCACATACGGGGGCCACATTCGCTCCCTGAGCTGGGCAGGTGGCTGCAGTGCTGCTCGCCCAGCACCCACAGGAGGTCCAGGCTGTAGGGTGGGATGGGGGCTCAGCTTTTCTCTTCTCATGGCTCCGGTCCTGCAGTggggttgctgctgctgcagaagagccTCAGTGGTGGGACCAGCATGCCAGGACCCCCGAgcttcctcccttcccaaagGAGAGGGTGGACCACTCTTCTCCAGCATCTGGGGCTGCTAtcgtgctggcagcagctgcagcccagggacctCTCCAAGTGACCCTACGAGGGAACACCACCCCTATTTTTCATCTCTCAGTTAGTTTtctggagcagggctgcagcctgcaCAGGGCTCACACCCCTCGGTGGGTATCTCCCCCGGTGGGACCCCCAAGCCAGcccagctgggtgctgtggAGCCACGGCTTTGGGCACTCGCTCGCCACCCAGTCATGCACCGCGTTGCGCAAATGGGATCCAGCCGTGGTCCTGCGTGCCGTGGGCTCCAGCCAGGTGCCAGGGACACACAGCAGGAATGCGGCCACGTCACGGCTCTGGGCTCTGTGTAGCACGTCCCGGAGAGGGATGCGGGCTCACAGGcaaggaggagaggggctgctggcagcaccgCGGCTCCCCGGACGGTGACAGCACGATGCCCTGGATAGCTAATGGGGCTGAAATGCAGGACTGTGGAAATAACCAGTTTCCAGTAGGGAGGAGGAATGCGGCCGTCCCGGCAGGGAGCAGGGCTTAGGGATGTCTTGCCAGGAGGAGCCACAGCCAGAGCTGGCAGCGGCAGGGGCTGGGCATAGGAAAGCCGTCCCTGTGCCCCGTGGCCAGGAGGGACCTGGGGAACGCTGGCAGCCCAGCTGAGCCGCCGGGACCCGTCCCAGATGAAACACGCCTGGGTCAGCAGCACCCACAGAGGTGCCCCGGGTGCATGGTGTAAAACGCTCAGgctgtgccctgcctgctgACCAGCACGGTGACCTCTTGCCAGCGGGGCTGGCCGTGGGGAGCAGCGTGGGTCCGAGCCCCGGGGCCAGCCGGGGGAAGCAGCTCTTCCCGGACGGCAGCGGCAGGGGAACAATGCCGGTCTGTTCCCTCCGCACGCTGGGGCCAGCAGAGAGGGGTGTCCCTGCGCACCGGGCGAGCCCATCACGCTCAGCTCACAACATCTGCTTCTCGGCGCAGTTGGCTCCGTGGCGAGGCTGTCCTGGGACAGCTGGGAGCAATTACGGTCCCTCTGTAGGAAAGGGGAAAGGTGACCTCAAAGGGAGATTTATGTCCTGCCTGTacggcgggggccgggggggctgaGCCAGCTCTGACGTGAATGGGAACGAGGGCTTGTGTGCTCCAGCCCGACGGTGCTTCGCACGTAACAGGCTCTGTCGTCATCCCCGTGCCCCCAGGTCCGCTACGCAACCTGGAGCATCATCATGGATTCGGTGGTGCCGTCCGATAAGGGCAACTACACGTGCATCGTGGAGAACAAATACGGGAGCATCAACCACACCTACCAGCTGGATGTCGTGGGTGAGGAGTGCGGGGCTGGGAGGGCTAACCCTGGGTCCCCGTCCATCCCACCCTCCCCGAGCAGAAACGGGTGCTGCACCCTGCaaagatggggatggggaacgCTCGCCGTCCCcacggccgcccgccccggtgCGCACCTCTGTGGCACAGCGGGTCCGCGAGGAGGCGAGGCGGAAGGTTCACCTCAACCCGTTCTGGGGATTTTTAATTGTGGTGGAAATAATTTCATAGACCAGACAGAAACTTTTTCTAATCGCCTTATTAGCCATAATTCCCAGCTGGGAAGGCTGGTCTGAGCAGTTCCACATGTGGAGCTGCTCTAAATGCCAGTAAATGAAccattaaaaatgtgatttaatttGATTACACTGAGCAAACTGAAGGGAACAGTCAGCGAGGTGAACAAAGGGGTTTGTTAATGCTGACTCACCACAGTGGCAGCCGCTTTGTTAACGGCCGGGGCCCTCGTTAGGTTTGTTTGACCTCTGACCCCGCCGAATAGGTACTGATGTCCCCGTCCCCGCGCAGGGATTTcacctgtccctgtccccagcccctcctggcTGCTCTCACCCCACTGCGGGGGGAGGCCGCCGGGGAAGGGGACGCCACAGCTTTGCTGGGTGCATCAGTGCCCACCCCAGCCGGGGGTCCTCGTGCATCGGGGGGACCACAGGGTGCACCCCTAGGCAAAGCAGGTGCTTCCCCATGGGCGGGTGGCGGAGCACCCCGATCCCCATCGTAAGGTGCCCCGTCTCCCCGGGTCCTGCAGAGCGGTCCCCGCACCGGCCCatcctgcaggcagggctgcctgctaACAAGACGGTAGCCCTGGGCAGCAACGTGGAGTTCGTCTGCAAAGTCTACAGCgatccccagccccacatccaGTGGCTGAAGCACATCGAGGTGAACGGCAGCAAGATCGGCCCCGACAACCTGCCCTACGTGCAGATCCTGAAGGTAAAGCCGCACGCCGGGCTGCTCCAAACCCGCATCCCCGCAGGTTTGCCCGTCCCGTGGGGCAGGAGCGGGGCAGTGGGAGCCGTGCGGGATGGTGGCCACGCTGCCTGGTGGGTGAGAGGAGCCACCCGCGGCTGGGACCACCGGCTGGCAGCCCCAGAACCGTCACCAGCCTGCCCAGCTCGGCGCTGGGGTGTCCTGGAGGAGTACGGGCTGAGAggtgggcagggagggctgCCCGGCTCCTCGGCTGCGTAACGGGGAGCGCAATCCCTTGGAAGCCCTAAAGGCACACGCCGTGGGGCTGGTTGGGGCTAGCCCGGAGAGCGAGAATGGCGCTGGAGGTGGGGAGCTGAGCCCCTGATCTGTCCCAGCACAAGCAGCTCCCTCTGCACACACCAGTGGTCCTGCTCCCAGCGAGCAAACCAGCTGCTGTGCAAACTCCCGAAGCTCGCAGCCGTCCCCAGCCGTGCTCCTGGCCGGCTTGCAGGATTACAGCCCCATGACTGTCTGCCCCTGTCTCCCGTGACCCCCATCCCCGTGCACAGCCCCATCCCTCCCACCCGGCAGCAGGTAccgggggggggagcagcccccCGCGCCGGCAGAGCCGGTGCTGATGCTCCGGGCGCTGCCCGTTTCTGACCACGTCAATGTGACTCCATGTTGTTGGTCTGTTCCAGCACTCGGGGATTAATAGCTCTGATGCGGAGGTGCTGACCCTGTATAATGTGACAGAGGCGGAGAGCGGGGAGTATGTTTGTAAGGTTTCCAATTATATTGGCGAGGCCAACCAGTCTGCGTGGCTCACTGTCACCAGACCTCTGGCAAAAGGTAATCGGAAGAACGCCCGGCGGGGTGTTTCCTCGGACCGTCAGTCCCCGGCGGTGGAAAACAAAACTCTGGGCTCTcttgtttctgctgtgtttctggTGCGACAAGCCATGGAAAAATACTCAGCGGGGCCGGCTAGgttttgtcctctgtgtgtgtgtcccccgaTGTTTCCCCTGTGTGCTTCCCACCCTGTCACGCAGACACCAGGACTGCCTGGGTACCTGGTGGGTCCGGCACCACCAAACCCGGGTCCCTGCGGGTGCTGCCATCGGGCCAGCCCGCACCTTCGCACCCAGCCCGGGCACCCCATCTGCACATGGCTGGGGACGACACAGTGCTGCATCCCCCGTCTGTGCTGCCCTCCTGTCTCCAGCCTCCCGTCTCCGTCCTCGTGCCTCCCCGTGTCGTGCAAGTCAACCTGCCGGCTCTGCCTGaggtttatttttccatgtagCCCATTGCCAGCATGTTCAGATGGGCAGGACACTCCGTTTGGTGAAGGGTTTTTAACCAGCATCTCCTTAGGTCCGCCTGGATGAGTGGTCATCCTGAGGGTCTCTCTAGCAGGTCTGCAGTGGTCTCTGTCTGCTCCCCGGGGGTCTGGCAAATGAGACTGggctctccctcctctctggCCTCCTTCCCAGAAGATCTCATGTCGTTTGCTTCTCCgttttttgcttccatttttccttctaGACGGCTGGCGTTAACACAACAGACAAAGAAATGGAAGTCCTTCACTTAAGGAATGTCTCATTTGAGGATGCTGGGGAGTATACATGTTTGGCGGGTAATTCTATTGGGATCTCCCATCACTCTGCATGGTTGACAGTTCTCGAAGGTATAtactcctcttcctctccctttcctccctcctttccaaTGTATGCATTGTGGTCCGGGAGAGAGCGCTTCCTAGCCCCTGCCCACCCGCTGCTGGTTAGCTTGCAGCAGGAgatctgcagggctgctctcagcagcCGGAGTGGGATGGAGCACACGTCCCCCCGCTGTGTGCCCCCCTTTCAGCCCCCGATTGGGGTCTGCCCCCCCATCGCTCTCTCCCTGGCCCAGGCAATGCATACCCAGGGGAATTTAACCAGGGGCTGCTCCGCTGGAGCAGGATGGTCCTGCACCCCGGGGCAAGGCCAGCGCTGCCTGCGCAGGGGGGCATGGAGCACCCAGGCAGCAGcgggatttggggggggtgctggcagcgctgcctgcgtGCCTGCCGGCCGGGGAGCTGGCCTTGCCCTGCGGCACAGGACCCGTGCCGGGGCTGTGTGTCGCTTCTGCTGTGCTGCCGGGGACGGCTGCCCCAGTCCCCATTGATGCTGCTCCTCGGGCATCAATGCTGCACGGACCAAAGCCTGATAACAGCAGCCGGGAAAGTTTTTGGGGTGCTGTGTGGTTGTTGCTTTCCAGTCAAAAACTTTCCCCGTTACCAGTCGCTGCTTTATCAGCCGGGTGTGCTCGGAGGTGGGACAGAAATCTTTGACTCCCTCTTACACCTCTCTCTGAGGCTCTGTTCTTTGGGGGGGGTCAGGTTGGGAGTGCTGCCGAGGGGGGTGCAACGGCAGCTCCCATCCTGCCAGATTCACCACGGTTTGCGGCCACACTGGACTGTGCCGCTGTGCTCTGAGCTGTTCACGGCACTGACACCTCCTCTGCCACCGGCGGCCACCAAAGCGGGGTCTGCTCCGCAGCATGGCGGGGACAGgaccctcctccccaccaggcCAGGGGTCCCACGGCAGATCCCTGCCACTGGAAGTGCTTCTGGCTGCTCTACCCCGAGCTCTCCCCGGTCGTTATCAGTAACGCCTGGACTCCTACAGCCCCGGGCACTGCTGGACAGCCCCCACCATCCCACCATCCTCAGGATAGCCCCCAGACCCCGAGAGACTTGCAGCTCCGAGTGCGGGCAGAACATagcagctgggaaggggacCCATCCCTGGGGGTGCCCCGTCCCTGCAGCGTGGTATAGGCGAGCAACCCCAGGCCCCAGGTGAGGGACACGGGCCATGTCCCCCCCACTTCACGCCTTTCTCAGTTGACCCCTTCCTAGCCCAGGGCCCCATCCCGCCCCAGTCGCGTGCCTGCAGATGCGGCGGAGTCGTTCCACGGCCGCGGGGGTGAGGAACCCGGGGGTCCCCGCACGCCTTCCCCACCAGGGTGGGTGGGCAGCCCCCCTGGTCCTTGCCGCCTGCTGCACTGAGGCCTCTGGCTATGCAAAGCGTGTCCCCGCCGAGCATGGGGAGGAGCCGGGGGGGCTTCCCCCAGCACCGCTCCGCTCCTGGCTCCTTGGTGGGCTCACAGGTGCTAACGCCCTGTTCATGCCGACCCAGCTATTGAAGACACCCCGGCCATGATGACATCCCCCCTCTACCTGGAGATCATCATTTACTGCACTGGGGCCTTCCTCATCTCCTGCATGGTGGTGACCGTCATCATCTACAAGATGAAGAGCACCACCAAGAAGACGGACTTCAACAGCCAGCTGGCCGTGCACAAGCTGGCCAAGAGCATTCCCCTGCGCAGACAGGTAACAGAAAGTAGAGAGGGGGTTTGTTTGCACCTACTGCCCCTCCTGGGAGACCTGTCCTTCCTGGGGGGGGAGGTTCTGGATGAGGATGGATGGGGGGGAGACCCAGGACCATCTTGCCCTGCTGCACATGCAACCCTCTCCAGCCTTGTGCCCGGCCATGGCACGGCGTGGGGACCGTCCGTGGGCTCTGCCCCAGACTGGCAGCACAGCGAGCAGGGGGGGTTGCACAGCCCCTCCTCGCCCCCAGCTCGGCGCAGCTCAGCGGGGGTGATAAGGAGGACCAGAAGGATTTACAGCAATTTAAATTTTCGAGCAGAAGAGCGTGTTTTACACACTGAGGAGAGAGGACTCCCAGGCTGTATATTTTGTGGTATCAGCGTGCcaggaattaattaaaaacCACTTAGTCCAGGTCCAACGTGGAAGCAGCACTGACGGGGCCCCatgcctgcaggcagagggggctgcaggcagggtcGGGGCGCGAAGGCTCCTGGTCAGCATCTCCCTCCCGGTGGGGGCAGCCGGCCGTGGCCCCCGGCGCTGCATGAAGGTAACCCACGGTCCCCACTGCAGGTGTCGGCCGACTCCAGCTCCTCCATGAACTCGGGCGTGATGCTGGTCCGACCCTCGCGGCTCTCCTCCAGCGGCACCCCCATGCTGGCCGGCGTCTCTGAGTACGAGCTCCCCGAGGATCCACGGTGGGAATTACCCCGGGACAGGTGAGGTCCCATCCCCGCTGCGTGCGCTCTGCCCTGGGGACgagctgctggagcagccgGGGTGGGAGCGTGGTGGCACTGCTGATGCCATTTGCCAATGCCGGTGACCAACTGGCTTCCCCCCCGTGGCCGCGGGCCCCCGCGTCAGGGTCTGTCCTCCCACCAGGCTGATTCTGGGCAAGCCCCTGGGAGAAGGGTGCTTCGGGCAGGTGGTGCTGGCAGAAGCCATCGGCCTCGACAAGGACAAGCCAAACCGCGTGACCAAGGTGGCGGTGAAGATGCTCAAGTGTAAGTGGTGGCGAGAAGGGGGGGTCCCGGCACGATGCCACAGTCCTGGCTGGGGCCGGGTGTGTGCAATGTGTGGGGGGGACCCAGCctggcccccccaccccgaccGCTGCCTTCTCTGCCGCTTTAGCCGACGCCACGGAGAAGGACTTGTCCGACCTCATCTCTGAAATGGAGATGATGAAGATGATCGGCAAGCACAAGAACATCATCAACCTGCTGGGAGCCTGCACGCAGGACGGTGAGGGCGCGCGAGCGGGGAGGGGGTGTCCCCTCTGCTGCCCCTCCGGCTGCCATCCGTGTGCCAGGAGGGGGCTGACCCTGCACCCGTGGGGTCGGGAGTCCCCGCTCCGTGGTCCAACCGCTCATCCCGCCATCCCTGCAGGACCCCTCTACGTGATCGTGGAGTACGCCAGCAAGGGCAACCTGCGGGAGTACCTGCAAGCCCGGCGGCCCCCCGGCATGGAGTACTGCTACAACCCTACCCGCGTCCCCGAGGAGCAGCTCTCCTTCAAGGACTTGGTCTCCTGCGCCTACCAGGTGGCCCGAGGCATGGAGTACCTGGCCTCCAAGAAGGTGAGGAGCTCCCGGGGGGCCGTGGTGGGATGGGAAGCCCGGCGGCTGGGCTTGGGGGGGATGTACCCTTCCCTCCCAGCCCGTTTCATCGTGGGGAACCATCCGGGGGCTTTGGGGACCACCTGACGGCCCCGCGCTCGGTCAGTGCATCCACAGGGACCTGGCGGCCAGGAACGTCCTGGTGACCGAGGACAATGTGATGAAGATCGCTGATTTCGGTCTGGCTCGCGACATCCACCACATAGATTACTACAAGAAGACGACAAACGTGAGTGGTGGGCGAGGGGCTTCGCTGGGGTGGGCGAGGGCAGCACCACGCTTCTTGCCGGGGATGCCCCAACCCGTGCTGGTGATGCCACGGGTGTGCAGGGCTGCCCTGGCCAGATCGTCCGCTCCCTGGTGCCGGCACGGAGCTGATGTGGGGCTTTTCTGTGTCCCAGGGTCGTCTGCCGGTGAAGTGGATGGCCCCAGAGGCTCTGTTCGACCGAATATACACTCACCAGAGCGACGTGTGAGTAGCAGCCGCGGGACGCGTGCTGCCTGCCCAGCTTTGCCAGCGGTGGGCTGCGGCGAGGGGAGACAGGGCAGCCAGAACTGCCGGTGCAGGGGAAACCCTCGCTCGTCTGCTGGGTGCTCTGCTGTGAGCTGGGGGACGTGGCCCTTCTTGGCCACCCCATCCAGCAACGCTCTTGCTGCCTGCATCGCTGCCTGCATGTCGCAGCATCCTGCTGAGGTTGTGTCCCACCCTGCCGCAGCTCGCGTAGCAGCGCCCGCTGGTGAACACGATACGTACCATGGCAAAGTGCACCAGATGTGATTCGTcttcatttaatgaaaatataattagCGTCagcagacaaaatattttgaatccAAATTATATTTGGCGCTGGGACTCGTTTGTCTTGCAGAGCGGATCAAAGCTCTTAGTGCTTGTCCCTCCCAGCAAACGAACTTCTAACTGTACCCAAAGCTTTGAAGTGGGGGTGTCAGCTCCACGGGAGCCGGGTGCCCCAGCGTCTGCCCTGTGTTTGCCCCGGGCAGGTGGTCCTTCGGCGTGCTGCTGTGGGAGATCTTCACGCTGGGCGGCTCGCCCTACCCCGGCGTGCCGGTTGAGGAGCTCTTCAAGCTGCTGAAGGAAGGTCACAGGATGGACAAGCCCAGCAACTGCACCAACGAGC
Proteins encoded in this region:
- the FGFR1 gene encoding fibroblast growth factor receptor 1 isoform X5; protein product: MFTWRCLILWAVLVTAALSAARPAPTLPDQDALPSAEDDDDEDDSSSEEKEADNTKPNQAIAPYWTYPEKMEKKLHAVPAAKTVKFKCPSSGTPNPTLRWLKNGKEFKPDHRIGGYKVRYATWSIIMDSVVPSDKGNYTCIVENKYGSINHTYQLDVVERSPHRPILQAGLPANKTVALGSNVEFVCKVYSDPQPHIQWLKHIEVNGSKIGPDNLPYVQILKHSGINSSDAEVLTLYNVTEAESGEYVCKVSNYIGEANQSAWLTVTRPLAKAIEDTPAMMTSPLYLEIIIYCTGAFLISCMVVTVIIYKMKSTTKKTDFNSQLAVHKLAKSIPLRRQVTVSADSSSSMNSGVMLVRPSRLSSSGTPMLAGVSEYELPEDPRWELPRDRLILGKPLGEGCFGQVVLAEAIGLDKDKPNRVTKVAVKMLKSDATEKDLSDLISEMEMMKMIGKHKNIINLLGACTQDGPLYVIVEYASKGNLREYLQARRPPGMEYCYNPTRVPEEQLSFKDLVSCAYQVARGMEYLASKKCIHRDLAARNVLVTEDNVMKIADFGLARDIHHIDYYKKTTNGRLPVKWMAPEALFDRIYTHQSDVWSFGVLLWEIFTLGGSPYPGVPVEELFKLLKEGHRMDKPSNCTNELYMMMRDCWHAVPSQRPTFKQLVEDLDRIVAMTSNQEYLDLSMPLDQYSPGFPDTRSSTCSSGEDSVFSHDPLPDEPCLPKFPPQHTNGGLKRH
- the FGFR1 gene encoding fibroblast growth factor receptor 1 isoform X6, which codes for MFTWRCLILWAVLVTAALSAARPAPTLPDQDALPSAEDDDDEDDSSSEEKEADNTKPNQAIAPYWTYPEKMEKKLHAVPAAKTVKFKCPSSGTPNPTLRWLKNGKEFKPDHRIGGYKVRYATWSIIMDSVVPSDKGNYTCIVENKYGSINHTYQLDVVERSPHRPILQAGLPANKTVALGSNVEFVCKVYSDPQPHIQWLKHIEVNGSKIGPDNLPYVQILKTAGVNTTDKEMEVLHLRNVSFEDAGEYTCLAGNSIGISHHSAWLTVLEAIEDTPAMMTSPLYLEIIIYCTGAFLISCMVVTVIIYKMKSTTKKTDFNSQLAVHKLAKSIPLRRQVSADSSSSMNSGVMLVRPSRLSSSGTPMLAGVSEYELPEDPRWELPRDRLILGKPLGEGCFGQVVLAEAIGLDKDKPNRVTKVAVKMLKSDATEKDLSDLISEMEMMKMIGKHKNIINLLGACTQDGPLYVIVEYASKGNLREYLQARRPPGMEYCYNPTRVPEEQLSFKDLVSCAYQVARGMEYLASKKCIHRDLAARNVLVTEDNVMKIADFGLARDIHHIDYYKKTTNGRLPVKWMAPEALFDRIYTHQSDVWSFGVLLWEIFTLGGSPYPGVPVEELFKLLKEGHRMDKPSNCTNELYMMMRDCWHAVPSQRPTFKQLVEDLDRIVAMTSNQEYLDLSMPLDQYSPGFPDTRSSTCSSGEDSVFSHDPLPDEPCLPKFPPQHTNGGLKRH